The following are encoded in a window of Thamnophis elegans isolate rThaEle1 chromosome 14, rThaEle1.pri, whole genome shotgun sequence genomic DNA:
- the NHLRC4 gene encoding NHL-repeat-containing protein 4: MQNAHSISNLSGPRYVCSTPNGGFAISEECGEVKLFDSSHKLVFSVSSKYGHRFGNPAGLCADKEGNIIVADEQRQKIHLFPQNGSAICLVSKGLLRPTSVACAIDGSLFVTDSGDNDIKVFKYRVRPHYIPDIIPADNPSYSPRGKAG; this comes from the coding sequence ATGCAGAACGCGCATTCCATCTCCAACCTAAGCGGGCCACGCTACGTCTGCAGCACCCCCAACGGGGGTTTTGCCATCAGCGAAGAATGCGGGGAGGTCAAGCTCTTCGACAGCAGCCACAAGTTGGTCTTTTCCGTCAGCAGCAAATACGGCCACCGGTTTGGCAACCCTGCGGGCCTCTGTGCCGATAAAGAAGGCAATATTATCGTTGCGGACGAACAGCGGCAGAAAATCCACCTGTTCCCTCAGAACGGTTCGGCAATCTGCCTCGTTTCTAAAGGCCTTCTCAGACCGACCAGCGTCGCCTGTGCCATAGACGGCTCGCTTTTTGTCACCGACAGCGGGGACAATGACATCAAAGTCTTCAAATATCGCGTCAGGCCCCATTACATTCCCGACATTATACCTGCTGACAATCCAAGTTATTCGCCGCGAGGGAAGGCAGGATAG